The region ATCCAAATATCAGCCAATAATAATTACTAATAACTCTTGTATTTCTCTACTTTGAAATTAACAGAAAACACGTTGAATCAAAAaagatttttctttatttccttTAACACTTAGAAGTCTAGATTTTGCCATTTGCTAGAATATTCAGATTAAAGTATACTATAATTTTGCACATATTTCACTTTGTATTTGTTGGCAGAACTATAAAAGGATGTTTTTTGTCTTTCCACAGAATATAacagtaaatattaaaataatgtgttaCATTTTTCTAAAATTAAGCATAATTTCAGAATAGTGTAACTTGTATTGTGTTTACCAATGTCAATTTCTACCTGTGTGGAGATTTGGTAAGGGGGATGTCTGTGTGCCTGAAGCTGTTTCTTTGCCTGGGGGCTTAGGGGGTAGATGGGAGGTTGTGAGACCTCCTTTACTGTGCCAGGAGAGCAGGAGAGCTTCTCGCCCTCAGCCAGAGAGGTCATCAGAAGAGTGTTGTTCAGCAAGCAATCATCGAGAGACTGGAAGGTAAGAGAAAAATAGAATATATGAAATAGAATATGGCTTAAGACGAAGTGACCAGAGAGTATGATTAGTGTCCTTACTTGAGCATTAGCGCTGATCTGCTGCTGAGGGTATAAatccacacccacacattctTTCCCCCAGCTGTCCAACAACAAGGACTTCCTCACCTTCCTGGCTGGAGCATCCATCTAGTATCACCCAAAAAATTAATGACAAGAAAGAATTAAAAAGGCACGCTGGTAGAgggacttcacacacacactcagcactcTGATAAATACCGATAGGATATGGTTTGATATGATAGTTACAATTATGTAGTGCTTTTTTAAGACACCAAAAATGTGTTACATTCTTTGGACTATCAGGGATTCACCTTAACTTAAGAACCTTAAGAATACTGTACCTCATAAACACCATGTTCAGTTTGAGTCTGTCCTTGAGTGAATATATCTGCCccagtctcctccctcaacacttCTCTAATATCTTCTTCCAGGAAAGCCAGTGACTGGGGCTGCAAACAGCAGAAATTACACTCTCTTATCCTTCACATATTGAATACTTGTAGAAATTACAGATAAAcagtcacaaaaaaaacatataatttatattagaTTTAGAGACACTACCACAATTTTTAAGGGCCCATGCATCTTCTCCTGGGCTGCCAGGGCTTTTTTGAAGGGAGTAGGTGTCCTCGGGGCATGAGCCATTATGGATTTACGGATCTTGGGTGTTCTGAAACTGAATAGTTTACTATTAAAATGGTTCTTAgctacatataaacacacaaaaaataaacattattagaTGTAAGTTCAGGCCAAAGTAAAGAAGCATAAcattaacataaaatatatcTTACCTGATAAACTGTACTTGGATAAAACTGTATGTGTTTGAAGTAGTGGAAAGAAGTGTCCCTTACCCAGCATTTTCCTTCTGGTGTTTGGGCGTAGTTTCCCTCTGATGTGGTGTGCTGAGGAAGCATTTCTGCCCACACACTGGAGTGGATGTAAGTGCAGGATTGTCGAGGTTCAAGTGCTCAGTCCCGGATATGTTGAAGAACTGGAGGGTAAACAGACAGAGTCAAAAATCCATGTCTGGGTGAAACAGAGAAAACCTGAGTAGTTAGATGGCTGTGGTTTTGCTAATGTTAGTAAGGCATacctgagagggagagaatggtAGTCCTTTAACCGGTGTGCCTTTGGGGGAGTTGCTGGCCGCATCTCTGAAAGAACCACAGGATTGGTCCTCAGAAGGTGACTGGTCACCATTTTCTCTGGTCTTCTTCCTCAGCACTGATGAAGGTGGGGAGCTTAATTTGTTCTCAGATGGAGTGTTATGAGGAACATGCTTCCCCCTCCCAGCTCCAACTCGCAGCCTGTTGATATCTTGAACAGCAAGGCCATTGAGGTGGTACCCGGTTACTTCTGTACTGTTCTCTGGGGTTGAATATGCCCCACCAAGTCCGAGAGGCTTAGGAGAGCTCACAGCCTCAGACATGTCAAAACCAGTCACTTCACTCCAGGCTGTGGGATCCTGCCAAAACCGTATTTAGATAGTTGTTATATTGAATAATATAATCAGGGTCAAAACAGTTATTCCAGAATTAATTGCACATAAttctgaataataaaataaaattacatttaggTGAAATCTAAGATGAATTAATGATGCAGTGAACCGTTACTTAAAGGAGAGTTACCTATTATAATCATAGTAAGGTGAGAAATGAACATCTTTAGCtataactgtaaattaaatCACGCCTGTGAGACCAATCTTTCACTCTTTGGCAGTCTCTTTAGTAGACTTTAGTAGTGGTTAAACATTTCTACTGGGGTagagtatatattttatattctttgTGGTTTTTCGTTGTGCTCTACTCACTGAGTCAATGAGCTCCATGGTTTCTGCAAACTCAGGTATGGTCTGCAGAGTGGACAGCACAGCACTGGCCTCCACTGCCAGGAACTTGCTGGGGGAGACATGCAGTGGAACGGGCGGAGCCCGAATTTCTTTTACACGACACAGCTCCACACCCCCCTCCCCTTCCAGACTGCCTGTGGTGGTCATAGTGTCATCCGCCATGCTGTCTGACCAGCTGGAGTAACTCTCTGGGTTCTGAAAAAGAGCAAACCTTTGTGAGTTAAACAGGCGAGCTGAAAATGCAAGAGAGATATTATCAGAACACGGAGCAGTGATGAGGTTCAGGATGAAGGTAGAAAGTAAAGAAACAAAATGGTGTCCAGGCCACAGAATATGACTGATAGGTAATTTAGGTCATTTATAATGTCTATAAGTGAGTTATATGCATCACTTAAAGGTAAATTCAGTTTTGTCAAACTTATATGCTGAAAACTGATTAACATGCTTATTGTTAGTGTTAAATTTACCTTAAGATTTACTgataaaacagtgaataataaaccagataaacagtaaaatatattaaagggTCCATATACTCATTTTATCTATTAATATATATTCCCTGGGATCCATTTCACTGAACTAAAAACCCaacatgtatttatatataaccaACTTGTCTTTATGCTATAGAATTATGccagatatttatttttagccTTCCTTTAAGACTGATATGTGTAAATTGTGTATATTTTGATAGACGGATATTCAAAAAGTGGTCCAGCCTAAATAACTCCTTCAAAAGGATAGGTGGACTTAAAATACTGTAAACAGAACAggtgtatatacagtatatacagattatgacatcaaaacaccattaTGTTAAAAACTGGCTATTTTACAGGCTAATGAGTGAATGGGATTCTTTAAAAGATTAATacaatgaattaaatgaatttAAAGTGGTGAAGATAACAATAAATTATTCCCTATcaattttcacatttttgagACGACTCCTCTATCACCATTATATAAAGCACAGAAGAAAATAAGTACAAAGAATATAAGAACATATTTGAAAAATTATGGAAGCAATGCCTTCCAAGCGAGATTTCTTCATCAGGCGCTCTCATGCTGTGCACTAGAGGATGTAGTTACTGACAGCAGGCCACTATCAGGTGTGGTAGCAGCAGGGGTAAGCCAGGGTCATCAAGCACAGCTGTTGTGGGAAGGGGAGAGGGGTGAGGGAAGTAATGGAAGAGCTAGTGAAGCCTACAGCGCACTCTACTCTACGCGCACACAGTGTTTCTTACACGAAGGCCGGACTGTCTTCTGACTTCATTCTCAGCTGACATAAGTAGCAGCTCTAGCTCCTTAATTCGCTGCTCTTTGTCGGGATCTTCGTGGCACGGCTGTGGGAGAGGAACCGggaggaaaagaagagaaagaagagacgGGAGAAGAGACGGAGACAACGGGTTTACTGGCAGAACCACAAACATTTCATGGGCTCATATTCCAAATTCCACTGGGTATTAATTGCAATTGACttcttacattttttaaaaaactaggCTCATTTTACAACAACTCTACCAAAAGGACAGAGCTGAATATTTTATTCCACATTTAATACAGGCCTATTGCATGAGGTGCATAATACCCATGATGTAATTCAGAAGAAGAGCGATTCATAACACAtcagcacacacatgcacacaacacATACTAGTGAGTCGACTCTGTGATTGAGAGAAAAGCAAGACAGGCCTCAGAAGGAGAGAAATAACAGAAAGAACGACACCCAAGGAGAAGACAGTAGAAAgcctccacactccacacagagcAGCACTCACCGACATGAAGCTCGAGCCCtctgtgacactgtccataccCTGCCCACTTACAGAGCCATACGAGAATCCTGCTAGCTGCACgtagagaaaaaagaaataaaatgacaataactacacagcttttttttattcactgctcAAGATGTTTTCTCTAAcagttgtttatatttgttttagtgCAAAACTTTAAAGATCCTTCAAAAAGTTGGTGCCACAACTCATTAGTTGGAAGAAAATGAATGACATAAGCGGTTAGTAAAGCACAGTGAAGGCATTACTACCTGGGACTGATCATTCATGAGCAGCTGGCTATGACTGTGCTGTTGCTCCACAGAGGGACAGGCCTTGTGGCGTCTCTTTATGGACTGCTCACTGCTGAAATTCCTGCTTCCCTCCTGCAGATAGCCTTCCTGTTCCACCTTCCTTCGCATTGTGGAGTTCCAGTGGTTCTTAATGGAGTTGTCTGTcctattattaaaatataaaatacagccCAAATGTATTCAGAATACTACAATCACATGACAggaaataataatgatatatgtcaaatatattgtacaaGTAGATGTATATGTATAGGAAATAATCTTAACAtgaccaaaataaaaatatttgatatttaataAGCATTTTTGAGGTCTAATAATACAAGAAACCCTAACATCAACCTCAGTTACCAAAAAGAAAATGGTTTGCTTTTTCAGTGTAATTTGTGTAGACCTATCTGCTGGTCCAATTTTTCCCTATTTCCTACATATTTGAATC is a window of Hoplias malabaricus isolate fHopMal1 chromosome 1, fHopMal1.hap1, whole genome shotgun sequence DNA encoding:
- the mybl1 gene encoding myb-related protein A isoform X1; protein product: MANMKSRSEDEDDERHSTDPDNREPKNSKKMLCKVKWSREEDERLKKLVEQHGTDAWKLIANYFPTRTDGQCQHRWQKVLNPELVKGPWTKEEDQRVIELVHKYGPKRWSVIAKHLQGRIGKQCRERWHNHLNPEVKKSSWTQEEDRIIYEAHKRLGNRWAEISKLLPGRTDNSIKNHWNSTMRRKVEQEGYLQEGSRNFSSEQSIKRRHKACPSVEQQHSHSQLLMNDQSQLAGFSYGSVSGQGMDSVTEGSSFMSPCHEDPDKEQRIKELELLLMSAENEVRRQSGLRNPESYSSWSDSMADDTMTTTGSLEGEGGVELCRVKEIRAPPVPLHVSPSKFLAVEASAVLSTLQTIPEFAETMELIDSDPTAWSEVTGFDMSEAVSSPKPLGLGGAYSTPENSTEVTGYHLNGLAVQDINRLRVGAGRGKHVPHNTPSENKLSSPPSSVLRKKTRENGDQSPSEDQSCGSFRDAASNSPKGTPVKGLPFSPSQFFNISGTEHLNLDNPALTSTPVCGQKCFLSTPHQRETTPKHQKENAGFRTPKIRKSIMAHAPRTPTPFKKALAAQEKMHGPLKIVPQSLAFLEEDIREVLREETGADIFTQGQTQTEHGVYEMDAPARKVRKSLLLDSWGKECVGVDLYPQQQISANAQSLDDCLLNNTLLMTSLAEGEKLSCSPGTVKEVSQPPIYPLSPQAKKQLQAHRHPPYQISTQLESEWEAVVFGKTEDQLIMTEQARRYLTSSQLPCTPRALVL
- the mybl1 gene encoding myb-related protein A isoform X2, which translates into the protein MANMKSRSEDEDDERHSTDPDNREPKNSKKMLCKVKWSREEDERLKKLVEQHGTDAWKLIANYFPTRTDGQCQHRWQKVLNPELVKGPWTKEEDQRVIELVHKYGPKRWSVIAKHLQGRIGKQCRERWHNHLNPEVKKSSWTQEEDRIIYEAHKRLGNRWAEISKLLPGRTDNSIKNHWNSTMRRKVEQEGYLQEGSRNFSSEQSIKRRHKACPSVEQQHSHSQLLMNDQSQLAGFSYGSVSGQGMDSVTEGSSFMSNPESYSSWSDSMADDTMTTTGSLEGEGGVELCRVKEIRAPPVPLHVSPSKFLAVEASAVLSTLQTIPEFAETMELIDSDPTAWSEVTGFDMSEAVSSPKPLGLGGAYSTPENSTEVTGYHLNGLAVQDINRLRVGAGRGKHVPHNTPSENKLSSPPSSVLRKKTRENGDQSPSEDQSCGSFRDAASNSPKGTPVKGLPFSPSQFFNISGTEHLNLDNPALTSTPVCGQKCFLSTPHQRETTPKHQKENAGFRTPKIRKSIMAHAPRTPTPFKKALAAQEKMHGPLKIVPQSLAFLEEDIREVLREETGADIFTQGQTQTEHGVYEMDAPARKVRKSLLLDSWGKECVGVDLYPQQQISANAQSLDDCLLNNTLLMTSLAEGEKLSCSPGTVKEVSQPPIYPLSPQAKKQLQAHRHPPYQISTQLESEWEAVVFGKTEDQLIMTEQARRYLTSSQLPCTPRALVL